The DNA segment GAAATACTCGCGTTTTGAGTCTATCAGGCTGAATGAACGGAATTTTCAGGAGGGAGGGGAAAATCCTCACTGAATCCATTTTATTAGTCTGTGTATAAGTATGGGATTTCCCCTATATACACTGTTCTATCAACAAGATCATCCACAAAAAGTGTATAAAAGATCTCTTTATTTTGAATTTTCTATCAGGAACATTTGTTTTGTACACAACCTGTGTATAACTTGTGGATAATATAAAAGAGCATGTGAATAACAACTTGAAAAATAAAAAGGATTATCTGTGGATAATGTGCATAAAGTCATCCAAAAATGTGGATAAAGTGGATAACTCCTGTGAATAACTATTATTACTGATTATTTCATGTGGATAAATTTGTGGAAAAGGGGATAAAAAAACTGCCCAATTATGGTAAGACGTTCCCTTTTGAATCACAAAATGCAAAAAAACATTGTAATTAACAAAAGAAAAAGCATGGCTATTCACTTATTGAATGACCATGCTTTTTTCTTGCATAATCAACTTTATTACTTTGGAATAAACTGTACAATTTGTGATATGACAAACACTGCGATACTTGTGATAACCGCAAGAACCATATAAACTACTGGGTCGATGGAAAGATACCCCATGTAAAATGTCACAATTCCCACAGATAGGAAAAGCATAATATAAACAAAGGCGATGAAGCACGATACGAGTCGAACATTCCAAGTTCGTTCATCTTCCACAATTTCAGTTGAAGACCATCCTTCCTTATAACCTTTTGCAAAATGGGTTATAGTGGTGTAACCATATAGAATAGAGATTAACCCCCATAACCACCAGATAGTTGCACCATTAGAAAATGATGAAATACTAACATATGCAAACGCTACACATAACAGAATGTTGAATATTAATAACCCCCATTTTGGTAAACGCATTTGAAAATCCCCTTTCTTTTCATAAATTTGATTTCAATTAAAAATGATTTTTATTATTCTTCAATCCAAAATAGCTCGTCTAAAGGTTTATCTAAGAATCTTGCAATTAGAAGACAGACACGAATAGAAGGATTATATTTTTGTGCTTCAATTAGATTCATTGTCTGTCGGGTTACACCGACCAAGTTCGCTAATTCCATTTGTGTAAGATTACCTTTTTCTATTCTTGTGATTTTTACTTTATTTTTCACTGGAATCTCCTTCAATACTTTCACCTCTGTTTCTTAATTAAATTGTAATATATAATATACAAATGTCAATTATATATTACATATTGATTTAAAAAAACATGAAAATACCGAAAGTATTCCATGCAAATTAAGACCGTTTTATCTTTATTTCATATATATAATATCTTTAATGTCAAAAATTTTATCAGTTAAACCAATTCGTTGTGCAGGAGTTTCTTTTTTATCCCCTCTGCCGAACGGAAGGCAGAAGTTGTAATACGTTCTTAGTATCGTTAAGGCGTACTGTGCATACTTCGGATTGAAGTTTGCATAAATGTAACTTTTCCCTTGTCCTGTGGCTGTTACCAAAGGTCGTTCCAGTATGGAAATTCGTCTGCGTATCTGTTGAATGAAGCTGTTCGTGGCATGGTCATTGACATTCATGAGGGCAGAAGCTAAATCATGAGCATCCAAACCGCTTACATCTGTTCGACAATCAACCGTATAGCTTCCTTTATCCCTCGGACACAATGGATGTTCTAATGGATTGTTCAGCCATACAGTAGCCCTTTTATGAGGAAAAGAAACCTCTTCGCAGAAATGATGGGTTTGTAGCTTTTCTTGTAAATACAGCTCCGCTAACGTATAAAGAGACCTTGTTGAATAGCCATAAGAATTTCCCCAATCTGTTAAAAATCTCTTTGCCTCTATATAGTCCTCATACTTTTGCTTTGATGATTTTGTCTTATCCATCTTACTTACAAAATGATGGGCATTGTATAGTCGTATATCATCCGAAAATACACGATAGATGGCAGTTGCAAGGGAAGAATCGTCATCAGTGACAAATCGCCATTCTTTTGCCTGTACTAATTGTTTTATCAGCCAAAAGTGAGCAAATGCGGTATAGGTGGAATTAATGTGCATCCCCTTAATCAGCTTATTTCGATTCTTAATCTTCGTCAGTTCCTCTACATATTCAGGATAGGTTTGGTCATCCTCTTTCGTTGGTTCTTGTGGATAGTAGGACAATCGGAAACGGTCATTTCTCCGACAAAAGGAATCCAGATGGTCTTCTCGATAGAGAAGGGTATCTTCCTCTAATTGCTCAACATCAAAGTCCCAATCATAGGCGACATCGCTACGGAACACATATCGAGAATGAACATCTGCGGTTATGACCACATGGGTTTGCAAAGCGGAGTCATCCGTAAAGGAGGTATCGAAACTTCCTTTACCTTTTCTCCGAATGTTGTTTAGATTGTATTGCATCTTATCTGTATTCAACCATATTTCATTAAAGGCTTTATTCTGAAAGCCTTTTGTTTCATGTTTGTCCAAAAACTCCAAGCAACAGCGATAGAGCCATTCCAGTTTGTTGTAATAGGTTTTCATCCCAATCTCCAACATATCACAGGTTCTTCTGACCGAAGTTTTATTTAACAATAACTTAGAGAAGAGAGGGAGTATATCGTTTCGTTTTTGATGATAGGTAGTTGATTCTCTTTTAATCGGTAAAACATTGGTGTATTTTTTACATTCTTTGCATTGATATTTTTGTGAATTACTTTTACTTTTTCCTCTTTTGTAAAAATAGGATTTTTCGGTGAAAGGAGTTATCCCATCATACTTACAGTCATCTTTATGAAAAGTGTATTCTGGTTCTATTTCAACGATAGTTTGAAGCTCCGTAAGACGTTTAATTTCCTCCGTAACCGCCCAATTGGAAAAAGTATTTGTGGTGCAATTAAGCGTTGCCTTTGGCAATTTTGTGACGATAGGAAGGTCATTACACACAATATATTTCGCCCTTCTATTTTTCGCCCCTTGTAACTTGTAACGATAGGGTTTGTGTTTTACCTTTTCAAACCGTTCCTGTTGTAAGCCAAAAGACTCGCAAAATGGATTCGCACAGTGATTGTATTGAATCTTATATTCATGACCGTTTAATGAAAACGAAACAGGTTCGTACAAATGATTATGATATCGTTTAGCAAACTTCATAGGAGCAAGAAGTGGATATTGTAATTGCCTATCCAATATTTCATCATCACTGACAGGGCAAGTAATTTCCAATTTATCTTGAAATTTCGGAAGAAGCTGTTTCAACTTAGACAAAGTAATCACCTACTCATTTTCTTCTATTCCAATGGCTTTCAACATACGCTTATTATTACGGAGGGCTTTTACCCATTCGATAAATTGGTCATCTTTTAGCAAGTTCCGTTGTAGGAATTCATCGACAACCTCTTCTTCGGTGTATTCACAGTATTCAGCGTAGTAAGAAACAATAGCTCTGGTTCGTTCGGAAATTTTCCAGTTTACTTCTTTAGCGTTTTTATTTTTAGGTTTGATAAACTCTAAGGGTTTTGTCATGTAGCTCAAACCTCCCATTTTGGCATAGTAATTCACATCCATTTTAACATAGTATTTCTCATAATGGGAACATCCATTCCCACTTAAAAAATTACGTTGCGATTTGGGTTGCGATTTTATATACCAAGTGGCTAAAAACATTGATAAATCAACAAAAAATAAGGTACGAAAATCATTGCGATTTCGTACCCTATTTTTGTTGCGAATTTAATTTTTGTGATTCAAAAGAGAACGTCTTACAATTATGGAGCAGTTTTTTTATTCACAGTATCGGTTGTTCTTATTCCTCTCCAAGCATTTCCTGCAGTTCTTCCCATTCTTCCATTAATTGCTCGAGTTTGAGTTGACCTTCCTCTACTTCTTCATTCAGCTGTAGTGATTTTTCATGATCTTGATAAACTTCTGGATCACATAGTAGTTGTTCTTTTTCATTTATTTCCTCTTCTAATGTCTCTATCAATTGTTCAATTTCTTCGAGTCTTCGGCGTTTTTGACGTTCAATCTTTTTTTGTTCTTTATCAATGTGATAACTGTTTTTCTCAGACTGTGCTGTCTTTTCGTTTTGTACAGTCGCATTATCCAATTGTTGAAGTTCTATTTGTTCCTGTTTTTTCATTACGTAGTAGTCATAATCGCCAAGATATTCAGTAGACTGTTCAGGGGAAAGTTCAATGATCTTTGAGGCGATTCTATTCATAAAATAACGGTCATGTGAAACAAATAAAAGCGTTCCAGGATAATGGATTAAAGCATTTTCCAACACTTCTTTGCTGTCAATGTCTAAATGGTTGGTCGGTTCGTCAATGATTAGTAGGTTTGCCTGTTGCATCATTAGTTTAGCGAGGGCTAGCCGTGCTTTTTCGCCACCACTTAAAGCATGAACAGGTTTAAGGACATCATCACCTGAAAAGAGGAAATTTCCTAATGTCGTACGGATCTCTTTTTCCGGTTTCGTCGGGTATTCATCCCATAACTCATTTAAGACGGTTTTATTTGATGTTAATTCGGCTTGTTCCTGATCGTAATAGCCGATTGTCACATTGGTTCCTAAAGTGATTTCCCCTTTAAGTGTGGGCAATTTATCAATAATTGTCTTCAGGAGCGTAGATTTTCCAATTCCATTCGGTCCCACTATAGCTACACTTTCTTCACGAGTGAGATGAAAAGAGATATTTTCGGCTACAGCGACGCCTTCATATCCAATCGCTACATTATTGACGTGTAATACTTCATTCCCACTTTGCTTTTCAATCGTAAACGAAAAATGGGCTGATTTTTCATCGCCTTCTGGCCTAGTCATTAATTCTAAACGATTTAATTGTTTTCTCCGGCTTTGTGCCCGTTTGGTAGTGGAAGCTCTCGCAATGTTTTTTTGGATAAAATCTTGAAGCTTTGCCACTTCATCTTGCTGTTTTTCGAATTGTTTCATTTCTCGTTCGTAGTCTTTTGCCTTTTGAATTAAATATTTACTATAATTCCCAACATACTTCTTTATTTTATGACGACTTATTTCATAAACTTGGTTGACCACCTTGTCCAGAAAATAACGGTCATGGGAAACGATCAAGATAGCACCATCATAGTTTTGTAAATATTGCTCTAACCATGATAAAGTCTCGATATCCAGATGGTTGGTAGGCTCGTCTAAAATGAGAATGTCCGGCTTTGTTAATAATAGTTTTCCTAAAGCAAGCCTTGTCTTTTGCCCACCGCTTAAAGTAGAGATTTTGGTCGAATAATCGTAGTCTTGGAAGTTTAATCCGTGAAGAACAGAACGAGTATCTGACTCATATTGGTATCCACCAAGTTCTTTAAATTTCACTTGTAAGTGATCATAGTCTCTTAACACTTTTTCGTATTTCTTTTCATCTTGGTAGATTGCAGGGTCTGACATGGATTGTTCTAGTTTCCTCAAATCCTTTTCCATCTTTTGCAGATAGTGAAAGACGGATATCATTTCCTCCCAAATCGACAAATTGGATTCCAAACCGGTATTCTGGGCTAAATAACCGATGGATACGTCCTTCGGCTTCATAATTTCGCCGGAATCATAAGACATTTGTCCGGAAATGATCTTTAATAAGGTGGATTTTCCCGCCCCATTTCTGCCAACAAGGGCAATTCGGTCGTTTGTTTGAATTTCTAGCTTTATGTTAGACAAAATTTGTTCGGCTGCGAAAAATTTTGAAAGTTGTTGTACTTGCAGTAAAATCATTTTTCTCACCTCTTATTCCTATTGTAAGTGTATCCTATTCATAATAAGGCAGGCAACAGTGAGGATTATTTTAAATGATTAAAGGAGATACGGTGCGAATAGGTTCAATGATTTGTGAAAAGATATTCAAAGTTCAAAGACAATCATAGAAAAATAGTGTATTATGTAAAAAAAGAGGTGTTCATGTTGTCGCAATTTACTCATTTTAATGAAGAAGGCCGAGCGAAAATGGTCGATGTAAGTCGAAAACCTGAAACAGTTCGAACAGCGATTGCTAGATCTAGCATTGAAGTGAATGATGAGATTTACGGGGCAATTCAAAATAATAAGATGAAGAAAGGGGATGTACTAGCAGTAGCGCAAGTAGCCGGAATTATGGCGGCGAAGAAGACGTGGGAAATCATTCCGATGTGTCATCCCATTCCGCTAAAAGGAATCGATCTTTCTTTCGAATGGGAGAAAAAAAGTGAGTGCTATCAATTAATGATTACCTCGAAAGTAAAAACAAAGGGGAATACAGGTGTAGAAATGGAAGCGTTAACAGCTGCTTCTGTCTGTGCATTAACCGTTTATG comes from the Oikeobacillus pervagus genome and includes:
- a CDS encoding insertion element protein, which produces MSKLKQLLPKFQDKLEITCPVSDDEILDRQLQYPLLAPMKFAKRYHNHLYEPVSFSLNGHEYKIQYNHCANPFCESFGLQQERFEKVKHKPYRYKLQGAKNRRAKYIVCNDLPIVTKLPKATLNCTTNTFSNWAVTEEIKRLTELQTIVEIEPEYTFHKDDCKYDGITPFTEKSYFYKRGKSKSNSQKYQCKECKKYTNVLPIKRESTTYHQKRNDILPLFSKLLLNKTSVRRTCDMLEIGMKTYYNKLEWLYRCCLEFLDKHETKGFQNKAFNEIWLNTDKMQYNLNNIRRKGKGSFDTSFTDDSALQTHVVITADVHSRYVFRSDVAYDWDFDVEQLEEDTLLYREDHLDSFCRRNDRFRLSYYPQEPTKEDDQTYPEYVEELTKIKNRNKLIKGMHINSTYTAFAHFWLIKQLVQAKEWRFVTDDDSSLATAIYRVFSDDIRLYNAHHFVSKMDKTKSSKQKYEDYIEAKRFLTDWGNSYGYSTRSLYTLAELYLQEKLQTHHFCEEVSFPHKRATVWLNNPLEHPLCPRDKGSYTVDCRTDVSGLDAHDLASALMNVNDHATNSFIQQIRRRISILERPLVTATGQGKSYIYANFNPKYAQYALTILRTYYNFCLPFGRGDKKETPAQRIGLTDKIFDIKDIIYMK
- the abc-f gene encoding ribosomal protection-like ABC-F family protein — encoded protein: MILLQVQQLSKFFAAEQILSNIKLEIQTNDRIALVGRNGAGKSTLLKIISGQMSYDSGEIMKPKDVSIGYLAQNTGLESNLSIWEEMISVFHYLQKMEKDLRKLEQSMSDPAIYQDEKKYEKVLRDYDHLQVKFKELGGYQYESDTRSVLHGLNFQDYDYSTKISTLSGGQKTRLALGKLLLTKPDILILDEPTNHLDIETLSWLEQYLQNYDGAILIVSHDRYFLDKVVNQVYEISRHKIKKYVGNYSKYLIQKAKDYEREMKQFEKQQDEVAKLQDFIQKNIARASTTKRAQSRRKQLNRLELMTRPEGDEKSAHFSFTIEKQSGNEVLHVNNVAIGYEGVAVAENISFHLTREESVAIVGPNGIGKSTLLKTIIDKLPTLKGEITLGTNVTIGYYDQEQAELTSNKTVLNELWDEYPTKPEKEIRTTLGNFLFSGDDVLKPVHALSGGEKARLALAKLMMQQANLLIIDEPTNHLDIDSKEVLENALIHYPGTLLFVSHDRYFMNRIASKIIELSPEQSTEYLGDYDYYVMKKQEQIELQQLDNATVQNEKTAQSEKNSYHIDKEQKKIERQKRRRLEEIEQLIETLEEEINEKEQLLCDPEVYQDHEKSLQLNEEVEEGQLKLEQLMEEWEELQEMLGEE
- a CDS encoding helix-turn-helix transcriptional regulator gives rise to the protein MKEIPVKNKVKITRIEKGNLTQMELANLVGVTRQTMNLIEAQKYNPSIRVCLLIARFLDKPLDELFWIEE
- the moaC gene encoding cyclic pyranopterin monophosphate synthase MoaC: MSQFTHFNEEGRAKMVDVSRKPETVRTAIARSSIEVNDEIYGAIQNNKMKKGDVLAVAQVAGIMAAKKTWEIIPMCHPIPLKGIDLSFEWEKKSECYQLMITSKVKTKGNTGVEMEALTAASVCALTVYDMCKAVDKGMVIGPTYLIEKTGGVSSPDYYKQLNEQPTSDREE